The following DNA comes from Rhineura floridana isolate rRhiFlo1 chromosome 18, rRhiFlo1.hap2, whole genome shotgun sequence.
TGGTACAAAAAAGTTCAGATGCCTCTCAGGGTTTTGCTTTTAAAGGGATGAATGGATTAAGAATGATAACAATTTTCTGCTCTGAAATAAACTCACAGCAGGAATTATTTCTTGGGCTTTTCGTGTGATTTTCAAGAAATCTCGGTTGATTGTTTTTAATTAAGCAGTCGGTCTGTTAATGGTATGGAGCTGCCGAGGCAGCTCTGTGGTCCTTCAAGCTCAgtgttgtgtacactgactggcagtgacttgcaagggtttcaggaaggagtctctcccagcacaACCTGGAGATCctctagggattgaacctgggaccttctgcatataaggcagatgctctgccaataagctatggtccttcttctaaaaaaaaggaagattgtagtcctcatgattctgaataAAATGGTTGATTTAAATAGGAACTTTGGAAGGTGCTTCACTATTGCATACACCggtgggcagcagctctctgagtgaccctgttcccaaaaattaAATTTGCACTTGATAAAAAAAGGGGGATTGTCTGATTAAATCActcaaggaattgtagctctgtgaggtggtcTTCTAAGAaatctcagtacccttcacaaactacagctcccaggattcgttggcagaagccatgactgtttaaagtggtacaatacccctttaaatgtatggtatagatgggcctttagtccaTTTCAGATTGAGTTTGGCTCTGTGAAATTAATTTACAATTTAATTTGctccaaaaataaatatttatatttagtcCAGATAGTGATCTATTTATTTAATAGGTTAATCAGTTTTAAAGGTCATAGCCCTAATTATTGCTATAAATGAGCTGCCTCTCGAGTTGCACAGAACTGGAAGAAATCCAAagtcttctttttatttcttattttattaaggcAATCTGATCAACAATGCTACGCGTTGCCATTGATTGCACGGTCGGGCATCCATATTCAGAGGTCATTTTTACATTTAAgcgaaaagcaaataaaacaaagctAAGCTTCTAGCCCTCAAGACTACAAAGATAGGCGTGAAAGTGGATGAACACTGCAATCTAAGAAGCTTAGCGTGAAAGGGGTGCAGTGGGCTGGCCTCAGCACTCTACCTAGCTCTCAGTCTTTCCTGTTGTTATTAATATTTACAATTTAATTTACTActcacccttcaccctgaggtctcaggatgggttacaacagtttaaaagtttgatgttgttgttgttatgtgccttcaagccgattatgacttatggcaaccctatgaatcagtaacctccaagagcatctgtcatgaaccaccctgttcagatcttgcaagttcaggtctgtggcttcctttatggaatcaatccatctcttgtttggccttcctctttttctactcccttctgttttccccagcattatggtcttttctagtgaatcaggtcttcagTTTAAAAGTAGTAGGTGTGAAATTAATTGCTTGGTTTGCCCAATTTACCACTTTTAATTGCAATTAAAGTGcaaaacttttaattttttattagggTTCCAAGAGAATATCAACAACAAAAGATGTATGCATACACAAATGATTCTATTCACTTTACTATTGTCTAATAAAGCTAAAAGAGCTGCAGGAAAAGGTGCCTAGGAAAGCTCCCCTATACGGATcgttgacccatctagctcagtattgtctacactgactggcagctaacggctctccagagtttcaggcaggggatattcccagccctacctggagatgcctttggggattgaacctaggaccttctgcacacgagacagatgctctgccaatgagctacagtCCATTGTACAGTACATTGCCTAAAACCTGTACGGCGTATCCGCAGTTTGCGAAATGCAGCTGCTCTTGATACAGAACCCTAATTCTACCCCCTCCCTTGTGCAGATAATATCCTCCAGATGGTGGtgctctccaggtgctgttgggacTCCcaatggccaacggtcagggatgatgggaggtgggagTCCCAACAGCATCCGGAGAGCCTTGCTGATTCCTGTCGAAACGGGTTGCGGGCCTGAGATAGGCTTGCTCTGCCGATCACGGTATCTTGGGTGCGCCTCTTGCGATTTGCACCGCGGCGGCACCCTTGGGGAAAGGGGGTTCGGGGCAGCTGCTCCACCATTCTGGAACACCTGGAGCCTGGACAGAGATTGTGTGGAGGTGTTAGGGCTGCTGTTGTTTTGCTGGCCGCGGAGATGTCATCGCACCTTATCCTGGCTGGGTCCTGGAGCTGGGCGTGGAACCTATTCATCAAATTGTCGAGTGAGCCGGATCTGTAATCGGAAGCTGCCACACcctgcatcagaccattggtccacccagcTCAGCATTGaccacactgacaggcagcagtggctgtccagggttgcaggcggggagactctcccagccctTACCTGGAGGTGGCGGGGATTGGACTTGGGGCCTTCTGGAGACAAGGCAGATGATGCTCTTCCCACGGAGCGACATCCCGTCCATTTCCAAACAGGTCTCTTCTCGCGATCGAGGCCCATCTTTAAATAACCCCGGTACGCTTCCTCTCCCCGCTTCTTTCTCTCGTTCCAGTGCTCCCCAGCATCTCCTTCTGCGCAATGACCTCCAAGGCCAAGAAGCGGGTGGTGCTTCCCACGCGCCCCGACCCCCCCAACACGGAACAGATTCTCGAGGATGTCCAGCGTGCCCAGCCCAACGACCCTGTCTTCATCCTCCTCGCGGAGCCCAGCGAAGGTAGCGGGAatccttttatttctttctttctttgtttatttattgtcctTGTGCAGCGAGGTTTGTTTCGAACGTTACACTGGACACGGGTGCAAGCAATCGCTACGTGAGTGTTTGGAAAATCTGCGCCtctttagtaataataataataaattggatTGATTCGTCGCTGGTTACCCGAAGGTTTCCAGGCAACTTGCAatgttgttaaaaacaaaaggagatgtATCGCAGCGTaaaacaaaatactaaaacagCACTTACACAACTACAGAAAGCTTTGGTGGCATACTAATGCAGACATCATCATCTCagtctgtcaaatgcctggggaaaaagggaagcctttacctggcgccgaaaagatgtcaaGGAAGGCGCCAGGAGGATCTCACTGGGGAGTGTATTACACAGAGGGGaagccaccactaaaaaggccgtCTCCTTTGTTGCCCCgctccgagcctccctcagagggaagACCCAGGGCATATGTAAGGCTCAGCTGTTGGGTACGCAGCCTGCACACTTGTTGAACGTTTCATGCATAGGGATGCCCAGCTCGGCTGCTTGCTTACAAAGGTGAACTCGTAAATGTAAAAAATCTCCCTGTGAGTCTTCAGCAGTGAGCTGCGGACACATCCAGCTGGGATAGGACGCTACGTGAAAAGTGTTTCAGCAGAGGTCACGGCCTTTCCCCACTCTGGGGCCTGATGTTTTGAACTCCCAGCTGGCAGGGGCCATATGATGCCGGGGGGGCAGCGCTGggagccccaaacatctggagagcatcaggtcgGGGAATGCAGAGTTAGACTGTCTTGGCTTTCTGTGCTTCTGCACAGCGGGCAGTAATTAAACAGGTTGTGGAGCTGTGTCGAAGCACCACGAAGGGTCTGCGGCTGCTTCTCCCTCAGATGCCTTTAATGTTCATTACGTGGCTTGATAGGGATGGTGGGTATTTAGACACTGAGGACTGCCTCGATATGGCCTTTTTTCCAGCGCGGCAACCTCTGGGTGTTTTGGATTCCcagctctcattagccccagccagtgcaggtGTATggcgctggggctgatgggtgctggcaggagctgatgggaacaggaatccaaaacatcttgagggcatcagaagagcccggctgctggatTGGGCCGAAGAGAGCCCATCGAGTCCACactagggattgaacttggggtgtTCTGTACACAGAGTGGGCGCTCTACCACTGGCTGTCGGTCTTCAGCTAAAAataagtaagattctagtcctcatggttctgaataaggaatgcaggaagttgccttatacggaGCCCATCTAGCTCTAACGCTGAGATACGGTCCTTTCTTCAAGGCAGAGtgttttatctctctctctctcctcccctgcccctttctGCCCACGGTCAGATTTGCCCACTCCAACCAAAAATGAAGACCCAGAGGCCAAGAGGGAACGCCTGTACCGGCTGACACAGTCCTACGTGGAGATGAACCACCGCCTTCAGAAAGCCTGCAGCCTGCTCAAGGAGAAATGTGAGGAGCTCAAACTGGCCGGCGCGACCCTGGAGCAGGGCATCTTGGAAATGAAGCAGAGGGCCTTGTGAGGCGCTCTCTGGGCAATGACGGCTATCGCCGCCCCGGAAGCCAGGCAAGCGAAACGTCGAGGGGAGCCGGCCAGAACTGCGCCACGCTCTGAGCTGCAGGCTCGCTGCCCCCGCTGCCGCCCCTGCGATGTGATTTCAGCATGCATAAGCTACACAACTTAAACACTGTCTATGTTCTAAGTTTTGTGAATGTGTGCCAAAACAGCTGCCTGCTACGCGCCCAAGCTGCCTTGCCGTGCTTGTGAAATGCCCAATAGCGTGGTTAGGCTCATCTGTTTCCCCAAATTTCACGAGATTTGCCCGCCACTCTGCGTGAGTCTCCCATACCTTTTTTCCTTACATTTGCAAAGACATAACACAAGCTGTCTCTGTCAGAGAGCCCAGCCGGCACTCTCCCCAAAGTTCTCCTATCTAGGCTGGGACAAGTGGACTTTTGAGGGTGGGGGGTTGCGGGGAGGGGAAAGGTAGTCACCTTTTTGCCATTCTCAGCAACGGCtgcatttctattttattttgggggggggcatgacaTCTCCGTCCATCCGTTACGATTTCTCCCTTTGGTACTGCCTGGACGACGACCCCATTGCCACCGACATTTGCAAGATCCTGACGGAGCAAGGGTTCCACGGTTACGTTGAGCATCAGGACCATGTGGCGGGGCGCTCTGTCGTCGCCTCGGTGAACGAGATTATCCAGGCGAGCCGAGTTGCCATCGTGCTCTTGACGTCCTGCTCGGTGGCTGACCCCTGGTGCCAGCGGATTGCGGAGTGGAGCCTCATCCACACAATACAGGAAGAGGGGGCGAAAGTCATCCCAGTTTATGTGGACGTCTCGCAGGAGCAGGTGCCCTTGGCTTTCAAGCACTTGACCGGACTCGAATACAGCGAGAGGTTCTTCAGGCGGAGGCTGCTTGCCAGTTTGCAAAAGACCAGGCCCCGCACAAGGACCCGCGTCCCTCCAGTGTGACCAGTATGAAAAAAAGAGTTGGCTTCTGATGGGCTGGAGGGGGGGGACTCTTGGAGGGGGGGGCAGGGGCAGGCTTAAACTTGGCGGCTCCATTTTGACCATTGTCCAGAGTGTGTCGGATTCGTTCAGTGTTTGACGTAGGCCCCATTGTGACATGGGTTTGGTGACCGTGAACGGATTCCCACTAGGTTTGTGGCTAGAGCCAATTTATAAGGAGGTCTTAAGTAAAACAGGAGTTGTaggtgtttgggggtggggtggggtaagcGAGGAAAGGGTGGGAGGTGTCGTTTGTCAGTATGTTTGGTGTTAGCAGGGGGAGGTTGGTGTCAAGAGAAAAAAGCTGGTTCTTGAGACTTCTGATTTtcacattttatttaatttaaggaGCTGTTATTAAAAAAGCAGTTTTTGGACAAGACGATGTGCGTGGGCTGTCTCTTTGTGCTTGCGGAGTGTAGCTCACGTTAGGGGGAGGCGTCTTTATGCGCAAGTTGAATCTGCCCTGGGACTGTGGAGCtttgggaagctgctttatattgagccaggccattggtccatctagctcagtattgtctaaaccaACTGACAGCAGCTGCCCAGAGTTTCAGG
Coding sequences within:
- the C18H19orf25 gene encoding UPF0449 protein C19orf25 homolog, whose amino-acid sequence is MTSKAKKRVVLPTRPDPPNTEQILEDVQRAQPNDPVFILLAEPSEDLPTPTKNEDPEAKRERLYRLTQSYVEMNHRLQKACSLLKEKCEELKLAGATLEQGILEMKQRAL